One stretch of Bacteroidota bacterium DNA includes these proteins:
- a CDS encoding EamA family transporter — protein MSDRIKIFFAYTAICTIWGSTWLVIKLGLETMTPLLSAGLRFAFAGLVLFVIIRIRKIPIPWNSNTRWFFLVAACTSFSFPFGLVYWGERQISSGMTSVLFATFPLCVAIISSLMIPSDKITLQKVLGVLLGFFGVVTIFSHDIQFDGNSATMMGMGAVVLSAAIQAFSAVLIKKYGHDISPFVVSFVPMSISAVILLTGSLTIEDYSTVQFTPMALFSIFFLAIFGTIITFVSYFWLLKRVEVVLLSLTSFVTPIIAVLLGVFILDEKISAQLFGGAFLVFLGIATANINEIQALLRKRFSQQK, from the coding sequence ATGTCCGACCGCATAAAAATATTTTTCGCTTATACAGCAATCTGCACCATCTGGGGTTCAACCTGGCTGGTGATTAAACTCGGTCTTGAAACAATGACCCCGCTTCTTTCTGCAGGATTGCGATTTGCGTTTGCAGGTTTGGTGCTCTTCGTGATTATTCGGATACGAAAAATTCCTATTCCCTGGAATTCGAATACTCGTTGGTTCTTTCTTGTTGCAGCATGCACTTCATTTTCGTTTCCGTTTGGATTAGTCTATTGGGGGGAACGACAGATCTCCTCGGGGATGACCTCGGTTTTATTTGCAACATTCCCTCTCTGTGTGGCGATTATTTCCAGTTTGATGATTCCGTCGGATAAGATCACTCTGCAAAAAGTATTAGGTGTGCTGCTTGGTTTTTTCGGTGTCGTCACAATATTTTCACATGATATACAATTTGATGGAAATTCTGCTACCATGATGGGAATGGGTGCGGTTGTTCTCAGTGCCGCCATCCAGGCATTTTCGGCAGTTCTCATAAAAAAATATGGACATGATATTAGTCCTTTTGTTGTTAGCTTTGTTCCTATGTCCATTAGCGCAGTCATTCTCCTCACCGGCAGTCTCACTATCGAAGATTATTCAACCGTTCAGTTCACACCGATGGCGCTGTTCAGTATTTTCTTTCTTGCAATCTTTGGAACAATCATCACCTTCGTCAGTTATTTTTGGCTGCTGAAAAGAGTGGAAGTGGTTTTATTGTCACTGACATCTTTTGTTACACCTATTATTGCCGTTTTGCTCGGTGTATTTATTTTGGATGAAAAAATTTCTGCCCAATTATTTGGTGGTGCATTTC